In Deferribacteraceae bacterium V6Fe1, one genomic interval encodes:
- a CDS encoding EFR1 family ferrodoxin (N-terminal region resembles flavodoxins. C-terminal ferrodoxin region binds two 4Fe-4S clusters.) — MKTHLIFFSPTGTTKTILENIAKGIGGQPKIYDTTPACSDINITVNEGVAVLGIPVYAGRVPIIAAERIKNIKGDNIPAVVVAVYGNRAYEDALVELRDIISKAGFKVIAGGAFVGEHSYSSKEKPIAINRPDDNDKHIAFNFGKEIAQKLAQGDLSTPYMKGNVPYKERIGIKGATPVTKFNICKLCGTCSTVCPTDAITINTKAISNPEKCIMCCACIKKCPKQARYIATKATLERIEMLYKNCQLRKEPEIFI, encoded by the coding sequence ATGAAGACACATCTCATTTTCTTTTCACCTACAGGGACTACAAAAACAATCCTTGAAAATATTGCAAAAGGGATAGGAGGACAGCCAAAAATTTATGACACCACTCCCGCTTGCTCTGACATAAATATCACTGTCAATGAAGGCGTAGCAGTCCTCGGCATACCGGTCTACGCGGGCAGAGTCCCCATCATTGCGGCAGAAAGAATTAAAAATATAAAAGGGGATAACATCCCTGCAGTTGTAGTAGCAGTGTATGGGAATAGAGCTTATGAAGATGCCCTTGTGGAGCTGCGAGATATAATTTCTAAGGCTGGTTTTAAGGTGATAGCGGGCGGAGCTTTTGTGGGCGAACATTCTTATTCAAGCAAAGAAAAACCGATAGCTATTAACAGACCTGATGATAATGATAAGCATATAGCTTTTAATTTTGGAAAAGAGATAGCCCAAAAATTAGCTCAAGGGGATTTAAGCACACCTTATATGAAAGGGAATGTTCCATACAAAGAGCGTATAGGGATAAAAGGTGCAACCCCTGTAACAAAATTTAACATTTGTAAACTGTGCGGCACATGTAGCACAGTCTGTCCAACTGACGCTATCACTATAAACACCAAAGCAATATCCAACCCCGAAAAATGTATAATGTGTTGCGCTTGCATTAAAAAATGCCCTAAACAAGCGCGCTATATTGCCACAAAAGCAACTCTTGAGAGAATCGAAATGCTTTATAAAAATTGTCAGTTAAGAAAAGAGCCTGAAATATTTATTTAA
- the metH gene encoding methionine synthase gives MDFRTYAKENIVIFDGAMGTTIQTYELSEEDFGGYPGCNEYLNVCNENIIYEIHSNFLKAGAKVLETNTFGGTRLVLSEFGLEDRVYEINLKGAQIARKAADKFGCFVAGSMGPGTKLPSLGHISYDDLYQMYKEQANALIDGGIDLFIIETCQDILQVKSAINAVFDTMNEKYIDLPVMVSVTLEQNGTMLLGSDISAVIASLADYSIFSLGINCSLGPDMMERFLADFRANFKSKISCIPNAGLPETVNGKFVYNMTPDKMADIMYDLVKKYDIDIVGGCCGTTYEHIKKISEKLQTLKPSAKDDNFSAKGLVSSLYSSTSLTQDPPPALIGERANANGSKAFRELLLKDDFDGMLKVAKDQEGASHLIDVCVAYAGRDEIKDISKFVSMLNQKLIAPIVIDSTDPNAILESLKRYAGKPVINSINLEDGGEKLHQILKIVKKFPAAVIALTIDEKGMAMDAKSKFDVAKRIYDIWVNEYNLNPEDLVFDPLTFSIGSGDKTLTYAALETIEAIKMIKQNLKGAKTVLGVSNVSFGLSADSRTILNSVFLSRAVKAGLDMAIVHAIKVIPETNLNPDELKLCNNLIDGKENALDQFIEYFSKREGTFKDKTVDENLPDEEKIKSKLIKGDLTELEKVLDNLLLKYKPVHIINEILMPAMQHVGELFGSGKMLLPFVLQSAEVMKKSVNYLERFMEKNTAEVKGRVVLATVKGDVHDIGKNLVDIILSNNGYEVYNLGIKVEVQDMIKKAQEVNADAIGMSGLLVKSTLIMKENLQEISKHNMNLKILLGGAALTEGYVANECEPIIPGAVFYCRDAFNAITYLSGGKATVKKVKKSGNDEKIIIKSENTRINRVANIDVNPPFIGYKIVDNIKINEFSNYINKYTLFTTRWGFKKNNMTESEFDKILKNTNDTFNQMLETVIIENIITPKVSYGYFYCKAENNSLKIYDESKTEIAIFQFPRQTKEPYLCLSDYFKEDEFDILPMQVVTIGEKTVEFCKKLHDESKYKDYFLYHGLFTEITEALAEYWHLKIRKELKIDNEYDKNIESILRQKYQGKRYSFGYPSCPDLQGNETIGKLLNMKSIGVNLTETFLMVPEFSTSAIILYNPYAEYFTE, from the coding sequence ATGGACTTTAGAACTTACGCAAAAGAGAATATTGTAATTTTTGACGGCGCTATGGGGACAACAATTCAGACCTACGAGCTCTCAGAAGAGGACTTTGGTGGCTACCCCGGATGCAATGAATACTTGAATGTTTGCAATGAAAATATAATTTATGAAATTCATTCAAATTTTTTGAAGGCCGGTGCAAAGGTGTTGGAAACAAATACTTTTGGAGGCACAAGGCTTGTCCTCTCAGAATTTGGACTTGAGGATAGGGTATATGAGATAAATTTAAAAGGGGCGCAAATTGCAAGAAAAGCGGCTGACAAATTTGGCTGTTTTGTGGCTGGATCAATGGGCCCAGGGACTAAACTTCCAAGTCTTGGCCATATTTCTTACGATGACCTTTATCAAATGTACAAGGAACAAGCTAATGCACTTATTGATGGGGGTATCGACCTTTTTATAATAGAAACCTGCCAAGATATCCTGCAAGTAAAATCTGCCATTAACGCAGTATTTGACACAATGAATGAAAAATATATCGATTTACCGGTAATGGTTTCAGTCACATTGGAGCAAAACGGCACTATGCTTTTAGGCTCGGATATTTCCGCTGTCATTGCATCCCTTGCCGATTATTCAATTTTTTCACTTGGCATAAACTGCTCACTCGGGCCTGACATGATGGAGAGATTTTTGGCTGACTTTAGGGCAAATTTCAAATCCAAAATCTCTTGCATTCCAAACGCCGGATTACCAGAAACAGTAAATGGCAAATTCGTATATAACATGACACCGGATAAAATGGCTGATATAATGTACGATTTGGTTAAAAAATATGACATAGACATAGTAGGCGGATGCTGCGGCACCACTTACGAACATATCAAAAAAATCAGCGAAAAGTTACAAACTCTAAAGCCTTCGGCTAAAGATGACAATTTTTCCGCAAAAGGGCTGGTATCAAGTCTTTACTCAAGCACAAGCCTCACACAAGACCCTCCTCCCGCACTTATAGGAGAAAGGGCAAATGCAAACGGAAGCAAAGCTTTTAGAGAATTGCTTTTAAAAGATGATTTTGACGGAATGTTAAAGGTAGCAAAAGACCAGGAAGGTGCTTCACATCTAATTGATGTATGTGTTGCATATGCGGGGCGAGATGAGATTAAAGACATCTCAAAATTTGTATCGATGCTGAATCAAAAATTAATTGCTCCCATTGTAATAGATTCCACCGACCCAAATGCAATATTGGAATCTTTAAAGAGGTATGCAGGCAAACCGGTTATTAACTCAATAAACCTTGAAGATGGGGGGGAAAAGCTTCATCAAATATTAAAGATTGTAAAAAAATTCCCTGCTGCAGTCATCGCACTTACCATTGATGAAAAAGGGATGGCAATGGATGCAAAAAGCAAATTTGACGTTGCCAAAAGGATTTATGACATATGGGTAAATGAATACAACCTAAATCCCGAAGATTTGGTATTTGACCCCCTAACTTTTTCAATAGGTAGCGGCGATAAAACATTAACATACGCTGCTCTTGAAACTATTGAAGCCATTAAAATGATTAAGCAAAACTTAAAAGGAGCAAAAACCGTCCTTGGAGTAAGCAACGTGTCTTTTGGGCTTTCCGCCGACAGCAGGACAATTTTAAACTCCGTATTTTTATCAAGAGCTGTCAAGGCAGGGCTTGACATGGCAATTGTTCACGCAATCAAAGTAATACCTGAAACAAATCTAAACCCCGACGAATTGAAATTATGCAATAATCTAATTGACGGCAAAGAAAATGCCCTTGACCAATTTATAGAATATTTTTCCAAGAGAGAAGGCACTTTCAAAGATAAAACGGTTGATGAAAACTTGCCTGACGAAGAAAAAATAAAGTCAAAACTGATAAAAGGGGATTTAACAGAGCTTGAAAAAGTATTGGACAATCTCTTATTAAAATATAAACCTGTGCATATCATAAACGAAATACTTATGCCGGCGATGCAGCATGTAGGGGAGCTTTTTGGCAGCGGAAAGATGCTGCTCCCATTTGTTTTGCAATCTGCTGAGGTAATGAAAAAATCGGTAAACTATCTTGAAAGGTTTATGGAAAAAAATACGGCTGAAGTTAAAGGGAGAGTAGTCCTTGCCACAGTAAAAGGGGATGTTCACGATATAGGAAAAAATCTTGTGGATATTATATTAAGCAACAACGGTTATGAGGTATATAACCTTGGGATAAAGGTTGAAGTGCAAGATATGATTAAAAAGGCTCAGGAAGTAAACGCGGATGCAATTGGGATGAGCGGCCTTTTAGTCAAATCAACACTTATAATGAAAGAAAACCTCCAAGAGATAAGTAAGCATAATATGAATCTTAAAATCCTATTAGGCGGAGCAGCCCTCACAGAAGGGTATGTGGCAAATGAGTGTGAGCCGATTATCCCTGGGGCAGTTTTCTATTGCAGGGATGCCTTTAATGCGATTACATATCTTTCGGGTGGAAAAGCAACTGTTAAAAAAGTTAAAAAATCTGGTAACGACGAAAAAATCATCATAAAATCAGAAAATACTCGGATAAACAGAGTAGCCAATATCGACGTCAACCCGCCTTTTATAGGCTACAAAATAGTAGATAACATTAAAATCAACGAATTTAGCAATTATATCAACAAATATACGCTATTTACCACAAGATGGGGCTTTAAGAAAAATAACATGACCGAGAGTGAATTTGATAAAATTTTAAAGAATACAAATGATACTTTTAACCAAATGTTAGAAACAGTAATTATTGAAAATATCATAACCCCAAAGGTCAGTTACGGTTACTTTTACTGTAAAGCGGAAAATAATTCTTTGAAGATTTATGATGAATCGAAAACAGAGATAGCAATATTTCAATTTCCAAGACAAACCAAAGAGCCGTATCTTTGTCTCTCAGACTATTTTAAAGAGGATGAATTTGATATTTTACCTATGCAGGTAGTAACTATCGGTGAAAAAACAGTAGAATTTTGTAAAAAACTTCATGATGAGTCCAAATACAAAGATTATTTTCTTTATCACGGACTTTTTACAGAGATTACTGAGGCATTAGCAGAATATTGGCATCTTAAAATAAGAAAAGAGTTAAAGATTGATAATGAATATGATAAAAATATTGAATCAATCTTAAGGCAAAAGTATCAAGGTAAAAGATACAGCTTCGGCTATCCGTCATGTCCTGACTTACAAGGGAATGAAACTATAGGGAAGTTGTTAAATATGAAATCAATCGGTGTAAACCTTACGGAGACATTTTTGATGGTGCCTGAATTTTCTACAAGCGCAATCATCCTTTACAATCCTTACGCGGAGTATTTTACGGAGTAA
- a CDS encoding patatin-like phospholipase family protein, whose product MFFNRKKVALSLGSGSAKGLAHIGVIDALIEKKYQITAIAGSSIGAVIGAYYAFGKLDDYKKYVLSLDKRKVFSLFDFNLFPSKGLMDGDKICKFLMSTLGEQNIEDADIKLMIVATDLNTGEPIVFEKGSLIDAIRASISIPGIFTPATIGSKIYVDGAVSMPLPNEVLREKGYKKVISVNLNKHLSNNINGDLPNIITTFYKSFSIMNYYQTMYSLECHPPKILIEPDLKNIGMFDYHKAKDIIEKGYRSALKVI is encoded by the coding sequence ATGTTTTTTAATAGAAAGAAGGTAGCATTATCGCTGGGCAGCGGCTCGGCAAAAGGGCTTGCACATATCGGGGTAATTGATGCTTTGATTGAAAAAAAATACCAGATTACAGCTATTGCTGGCTCAAGTATAGGTGCAGTTATCGGCGCTTACTACGCATTTGGCAAACTTGACGATTACAAAAAATATGTTTTGTCATTAGACAAGAGGAAGGTATTTTCACTTTTTGATTTTAACCTATTCCCTTCCAAAGGGCTCATGGATGGAGATAAAATTTGTAAATTTTTAATGTCCACATTAGGCGAGCAAAACATTGAGGATGCAGATATTAAGCTAATGATAGTTGCTACTGACCTTAATACTGGTGAACCGATTGTTTTCGAAAAAGGGAGCCTCATCGATGCAATCAGAGCAAGTATTTCTATTCCCGGCATATTTACCCCTGCAACGATTGGCAGTAAAATCTACGTCGATGGTGCAGTAAGTATGCCTTTACCTAACGAAGTTTTAAGGGAAAAAGGTTATAAAAAAGTAATTTCGGTAAACCTTAACAAACATCTCTCAAACAATATTAATGGTGATTTGCCTAATATCATCACGACATTTTATAAATCATTCAGTATTATGAATTATTACCAAACGATGTACTCATTGGAGTGTCATCCACCAAAAATTTTAATAGAGCCTGACCTTAAAAATATAGGGATGTTTGATTACCATAAAGCAAAAGATATTATAGAAAAGGGATACAGGTCTGCATTAAAAGTTATTTAG